The sequence below is a genomic window from Haloferax mediterranei ATCC 33500.
GCGCGACCGTCGGGCATCGACGCGACCGCTGTCATCCGCCCGTCGATTGCGTCCATCCAGCCGTTTCCGAGCGTGTACAGTCCGAACTCAGTTGCGGCGAGCGGCGTTCCCTCCGCAGCGCCGAGTCGACCGGCGGGGTCCGACACGTCGTGTGCGTCGTCGAGACCGACGTGTGTCAGCCCCTCATCGCTGATGCGGTAGACGCCGTCTTCGGCCGCGACGAGACTTCCGTCGAGCGCCCGAACCTCGCCAACTTCGCCGATGTCGGTCCAGCCAGATTCGTCGAAGCGGGCGATACGGCCCGTCTCGTCGGCGGCGACGACTCTGTTACGGTGGAAGCCGACGGTCGTCGTGGGACCGAAGCCGAGTTCGTGGTAGTCGTCGCCCTGCACCAAGAGCACGTCGTCGGCAGTAGCGACGGCGACTTCGCCCGGCGAGCCAGCCACGTCTCGCGGGTCACAGCGATGGTCGATACGGAATCCCCCGACGAGGTTGTCGGACACGTCGACACCCACAACACCCACGCTGGCGGCGACGTACACCGTCTTCTTCCCCGTCTTGTCAGCGTACACCCGTTTCTCGTCGATGGAGAGGTCGAAATCAGCCATCCGTTGGTCTGCAGTTCGGTGCGGGGTTCGGAAAGGATTGTGGTCGTTCTCGGGGGTCAGTGACGGCTGAGAAACGGCGTCGAAATTCGAAGTCGCTACAGAAATTCCCGCACGTCGGAGTACCACATATCGTGGTGGTCGAGTTCGCCGAGGGCTTCGGCGACATCGACCGCGAGCACGTGCCAGCAGCGTTCGCCCTCGTCGGGGTCGAGATTGTAGATGGTGTCTTTGCACGTACACCCGCGGCCTTCGACTACGTATTCGTCGTCGTAGCCGACGACCACGTCGAAGTCGCGGTAGCGCTTCACCCGTCGCTCGGAGACGGCCTCGATGGCCGTGACGCCGCGGTCGCCGTGGGCGTCAACGATGGCCTGCACGATTGGCGGCGAGAGTTCTCCGGTTTCGGAGAGGGCTGCTCGCCAGTCGTCGACCGTATCCACGTCCGTGCCTTCGTCGCTGCCGCTGAAAACGCATTCGATGCCACCAGCGGGCACAGTAGCTAGCATTTGCGAGCACCCCACGACGCATCGCAACCGGTTTCCGCCCGCGCGGGCGACTCCGGGTATGCACGTGAGCGAGGGAGGCGTCGAAATCGAGGTGCCTGATGCCCGTGACGGGGCATCCGAGGGGACCGGTGACGATGTCTTCTACAACCCCACACAGGAGTTGAACCGAGACGTGACGGTGGCCGTCCTCCGGGCCTTCAGTGAGCGCGAACCCCGCGCCGAGTCCTACCTCGACGCGATGGCTGCTTCCGGCATCCGCGGCGTCCGCGCCGCCGCCGAGGGCTACGACGTGACCTGCGCCGACCTCGACGCCGACGCCGTCGAACTCGCCCAGCACAACCTCGACCGCGCCGGCAACGGCGGCGAGGCAGTCCTCCGAAACGCCAACGCGCTCATGTACGACTCCGTCTTCGACGTGGTCGACCTCGACCCGTTCGGCACGCCGATTCCCTTTGCCGACCCCGCGTTCGCCAACACGCGCGACCTCGTCTGCGTCACCGCGACCGACACCGCGCCGCTCTGTGGCGCACACCAGAAAAGCGGCATCCGAAAGTACGGCTGTCTCCCACAGAACACCGACTACCACCCCGAGATGGGTCTCCGCGTGCTCCTCGGCGCGATGGTCCGCACCGCCGCTCGCTACGACAAGGCCGCGGTCCCGATTCTCTCGCATGCGACCCGTCACTACGCGCGGGCCTACCTCGAACTCGACGAGCGAGCGACGAAAGCCGACGAACTCCTCGAATCGACCGGTTTCGTCTACCACTGCGAGGACTGTCTCCATCGCGAGGCCGAATACTCGCTCGTCGCACACCCGCCCGAAGAGTGCGCGAACTGCGGGTCGACTCGCATCCTCGAAGCCGGACCCATCTGGCTCGGTCCCGTCTCGGAACCCGAATTCGTCGACTCCGTCCGCGACGAGGTAACTGACGACTTCGGCACCGCGAAACGCGCCCGCAAACTCCTCGACACCCTCGCTGTCGAACTCGACACCCCGACGCACTTCGACCAACACCGCCTCTGCAAACTCTGGGGCCGCTCGGCCTCGAAGATGGACGAATTCATCGACACGCTCCGCGACGCCGGGTTCGACGCCACGCCCGCTCACTACCACGGTACCGCGTTCAAGACCGACGCAACAGTCGCGGAGATTCGTGAGGCAACTGCCGCACTCGACCCGGAAGCCTGAGTTATCGGGTCAACTTCGCCCGTTTTCGGGCTAGCTTCTTTGCTCTCGGTGTCGTTTTCATGATACGTGAGTGCTCAGATTCGGACTGTCGTTCCTGTGGCCCGGGCCATCATCGACACGGCTCGGGAAAAGGAAATCTCCTTTCTCGCGGCGAGTATCTCGTACTATACGCTCGTCTCGCTCATTCCGCTTCTCGTCCTCGGCGTCGTCGTCACGACTGCGGTCGGCGGCGAGGCACTCCAAACCCAACTGCAATCGATTGTCGACCAGTATCTGCTTCCGGCAGGACAGGGCCTTGTCGAGGAAGCGCTGTCGGACCGAGCCGGACAGGGAAGCGTCGGAGCGGTCAGTCTCGGTCTGACTCTTTGGGGTGCACTGAAACTCTTTCGCGGCCTCGACATCGCCTTCTCACGAATCTATGGCTCGGAAGCGGGCGGCCTTGTCGACCAACTCCGTGATGGGAGTATTGC
It includes:
- a CDS encoding HVO_0234 family beta-propeller protein, producing MADFDLSIDEKRVYADKTGKKTVYVAASVGVVGVDVSDNLVGGFRIDHRCDPRDVAGSPGEVAVATADDVLLVQGDDYHELGFGPTTTVGFHRNRVVAADETGRIARFDESGWTDIGEVGEVRALDGSLVAAEDGVYRISDEGLTHVGLDDAHDVSDPAGRLGAAEGTPLAATEFGLYTLGNGWMDAIDGRMTAVASMPDGRAHAVGPDGIVSREGEVWVSDPIPMDETVVALAHDARAVYAVTDVGTFCVRTTASDWRTQVLGLDAVGVAVR
- a CDS encoding tRNA (guanine(26)-N(2))-dimethyltransferase, giving the protein MHVSEGGVEIEVPDARDGASEGTGDDVFYNPTQELNRDVTVAVLRAFSEREPRAESYLDAMAASGIRGVRAAAEGYDVTCADLDADAVELAQHNLDRAGNGGEAVLRNANALMYDSVFDVVDLDPFGTPIPFADPAFANTRDLVCVTATDTAPLCGAHQKSGIRKYGCLPQNTDYHPEMGLRVLLGAMVRTAARYDKAAVPILSHATRHYARAYLELDERATKADELLESTGFVYHCEDCLHREAEYSLVAHPPEECANCGSTRILEAGPIWLGPVSEPEFVDSVRDEVTDDFGTAKRARKLLDTLAVELDTPTHFDQHRLCKLWGRSASKMDEFIDTLRDAGFDATPAHYHGTAFKTDATVAEIREATAALDPEA